A segment of the Cryptosporidium parvum Iowa II chromosome 5, whole genome shotgun sequence genome:
ttagtATTGTTGTCATTGcatttctttctctttatttttgttttttattattttattttaatttatctctttttttcctcCAAGATACTatcaagaattaaaagacaattttaattgaagaaaagattttttttgaagaataaaGTTTTTATATACAAGTTTTGatatgaaagaaaaaaaggaaatagattttaaataaattttattcaGACACGAGATatattttgtaaatataattatgaATTAATACAGAATAACgaagtaaaaaaaaaaaaaaaacaaaattaattatattgcAGGTACAAGCACAAGCACAAGGACATGGACAAGCACAAGCACAAGGACATGGACAAGTACAAGCACAAGCACGAACACAAGCACAGGCACAAACAAAATACAAACACAATTATAACGTTAGgaaataaaagatataGTTAAAcaataaaagtaataataatatatattaaaatttaaatatttgatattcaTTAACATTATTAGTGATAAtcatatattaaaataactttttcttttttttttttttttttattattattaattagtATTTACATTTTAAAATGTTTTTAAAGAGTGaagttaaataataatagaaaacaGAATTACTTATATTCTAAAAGAATTGATCGATTAGCTTAATGCACTGATGAAGATACgatatatatatctatatatatattttggtTATGTGAAACATAAAAAACTATTCAAATGTGTTATTAACaagataattattttatgattttttttttctaacaagatataattaagaattaaaagataactaaaattgttaaaaaattttCGAAGAACAATGTTAGATTGTAATAGTTTTGATGTaagaaaaggaagaaagaaaaaaaaaaaaaaaaaaaaaatttaaagatgTTTTGCAgaaatgttttttttttaattcagatttaagattaaataaaaatcataAAATATGTAATTAATAGCGATATTTGtgtttatttaaataaaagtatttttttttcattttttttttttaaataattttattgctAAATAGTATTTAGGAAAAATgatctttaattatttatccgccaaatttggaaatattgaGATAGAGTCCAtacaataaattattaattctcatattttgaagatttacaatttcaaaagaactaattaaaaaatgtgtataaatattgtttaattagtttttttttgatgattaaaaatgaataattaagGATGTTtataaaaaacaaaataataataatattattattattattatttattaactttttatttttgtttgaaaatataaccgataattttttgtttaaaaaagatgtttcattaataaaaattaggAATGAAACACCGAATGAAGGTTCTTCAAGTTCTggtaataaaaattctgaAGGTTCGAGTAGAGGTGGAGGTGGTAGAGGTAAAAAAAAGCCTGAACTTAGGTTGATGAAGTCATTGTCATTTGAAGGCTCTGAAAAGTCTTCTCATtgtcatcatcatcatcatcatcataaaagaaaaaattgtGTTGATGAAAAACGAAATACTGCTTATCAATTTATTCCTGGTGGACCAACAGGAAAGAATATGATCGCTATGGTCCCTTCTTTACCAATGAAAGATCCAGATGATCCTAGGCCAAATCCGTCTGATATGCCATCAGACGAGCCTAGTCATAATcctgatgatgaagaacCGTGCGATGATGATGATCCTAGTCATAATACTGATGATGAAGAGCCATGCGATGATGATGATCCTAATCATAATactgatgatgaagatgaagaagaagaaaaatatcagagagaaaaggaaaaagaaaaaaatgagaatAAACATGATCAAGTAGATTCAGGTCAAAAACGccgaaaaaaaaaagaaaaaaaaaaagtagaGACAAGTTAAGGCCAAGAAGTTCTGGTAGACACTTTTCACTAAAGGCATATGCTCAATACAAAAATTTGAGTATGGAAGATTTAGAATAATTGTATATAAATGtgtatttttattattaaatattttttgtatcaaaatttgtttgaatAGAAAAAGTTAAACaatttaacaaaaaaaaaagtgaatgatttttgattaataaaataaataaatgaattaatatgcatttgcaaataataaagaatttaaatttattaaaaaaaaaaaaatgtaataaGTGATTTTTggttatttatttttaaatgttatatttattattttgatatatttcgttaatttttggatttacattattaaagttaaatgaattatttatttgtttatttatttatttatatattttctctttgtttttaataatttaaaaaatttaatgtaAATGGATGAATGGATAtataattctattaaagataattcaatatataatataatataatattattaaaatatattttgaattgaaaatgaaaattttcaatgaaattaaatatttgaaaacaaaatttttctttttatataacaaataaagagaaaaaaaaaatgttagGTGGAAATTTATTcgaatttcttttttaaatattaaattaaatatttataatttagtTTAGATATAGggtttaatatttttagattAGTTTAAGATATTAGGAAATAGAAGATATTGTTTGAGAAGATAAATGAAGAGAAGAGaaagaatatatattattaatggaaaaaaatttgtttataatcatgataattataatgataataacagtaataataacaataattaaaataaaattaatgggaaaagaaaaataataaatatatatattccaTGTTAtgttatatatattcaattttcaCATCATTTGTATTTAGTTTtgattattcaaaaagatttttttttttttttttttgtgcctttgaaataattattaagacaatttattttgtattCAAGTATTAGTAAAAAGgttgaaatattttgataatttgacgggaattattttgtttttattagtATTGCTGTCattgcattttttttttctccttatttttgttttatatcattttattttattttattttatcttatctttttttttttttttttttttttttctctaaGATACAATTAAGAGTTAAAGGacaattttaattcaagaaaagaTTTCTAATTACATCACAGGTACAAGTAAAAGTATAGGTACAAGTACAAATACAAGTAAAAGGACAAGTACAAATACAAGTATAGGAACAAGCACAAACAAAAGTACAAAGATAATTATAacattagaaaataaaaaacatAGTTAAACGATAagagtaataataatatattttaaaatttaaatatttgatattcaTTAACATTATTAGTGATAAtcatatattaaaataactttttcttttttttttttttttttttaaatgcATTGAAAATGGTCATTCATATTCCAAGAATggtaaatttattattaatatttaattatattagtgataaataatttgaagaGAATAACAATTGAATAATAagtatcaatattaatattaatattattattatttattatgtAATTATTAAGTATGTTAATTTAAGCAAGTACAAAATTGtacatttatattttttttttagaaaaaaaaaaataaattaactttcaataaaaataaaataataattgtattGAGACaatgataaaatatttaaaaaaaaactttaaggaatatatatatatatatatccaaaattttactaaatttatattattttgataataatttaataatagtataatgaataaataaataaaatataattaagaaaaagaaatgagTGAGTATTAAAagtatatttaataaagtaaaaataatataaatttaaaattaataactaactataatttgaattaattagaaTAACAGTAATAAATAGttttatatctttttttttttttttttactgGTATTCTGGGAAAGAAcgaattttaatttttaaaccGCTATGCCCCttgaaaattaaaagtaataaattagaCTTTCATACTAAAATATGCCTATAAATATtacatttatattataatgaGTTACAATCTTTTAAGGATATCTTATTTCTACgagtaatatttttaaaacaTTTGTctaaatttgtttaattaattttttgtttttgcATTATGAATAATTAAGGATGTATCTAAAAAgtgtaatattaatattttttttatttattaactttttatttttgtttgaaaATGTAACcgataattttttgtttaaaaaagatgtttcattaataaaaattaggAATGAAACACCAAATGAAGGTTCTTCAAGTTCTggtaatagtaataaaaaatgtTCGAGTAGAGGTGGAGGTAGGGGTGGAGGAGGTAGTGGTGGTAAAAAGCCAGTACTTAAGAATGtgaatttatcaaaaaaagGTGGTGCTGGAAATTGCTCTATTTaccatcatcatcatcatcatcatcatcaattaTCTTCAACTCCACAAACGAGAGATCCAAGTAATCTTAGTTCAGACCCATTTGATGAGCCATTAGATGGTCCTTATcaaaattctaataataaaaacgATAATAAAGAGGATgaggaggaggaagaagaagaagaagaagaagaagaagaagatcataatagaaatgaaaatagGCAAAAAGGTAAAAAAAcagattcaaataaaaaacaacgaaatggaaataataaaaagaaaaagagaagAGGGGGAAAAGATGATCTTAGAGGACTATTAAGAGGATTATCCGGTTCAAGTAAGGATATTCTTCATGAtttggaataatttttttttttttttttttttttttaaaaataatttacatTTTAAAATGTAAATGTTTTTAAGGATTCAAGTTAAATAATTACAGAAAACAGAATTACTTATATTCTAAAAGAATTGATCAATTAGTTTAATGTACtaatgaagataaaatatatatatatatatctatatatatatatatatatatatatatatatatatatatatagatATTTTGGTTATGTGAAGTATAAACTATTCAAATGTGTTATTAACaagataattattttatgatttttttttctaacaagatataattaagaattaaaagataactaaaattgttaaaaaattttCGAAGAACAATGTTAGATTGTAATAGTTTTGATGTaagaaaaggaagaaagaaaaaaaaaaaaaaaaaaaatttaaagatgTTTTGCAgaaatgtttttttttttaattcagatttaagattaaataaaaatcataAAATATGTAATTGATAacaatatttgtatttatttctataatgtaatttttttttctttttttttttttttttaaatgataattttattgCTAAATAGTATTTAGAAAAAACGATCTTTAATTGTTTATCCGCCAATATTCCattaaatttggaaatattgTGATTAGACTTCTTCAtactaataattattaattctcaTATTTTACagattttcaattattataaaagaattaattaaaaaatttgtataaatattgtttaattagttttttttttgatgattaaaaatgaataattaagGATGTTtataaaaaacaaaataataataatattattattattatttattaactttttatttttgtttgaaaatataacCGATAATTTTTTGGTTAAAAAAGAtgtttcattaataaaaattaggAATGAAACACCAAATGAAGGTTCTTCAAGTTCTggtaataaaaattctgaAGGTTCGAGTAGAGGTGGAGGTGGAGGTGGTGGAGGCGGTAGAGGTAAAAAAAAGCCTGTGCTTAAGATGATGAAATCATTGCCATTTGAAGGCTCTGAAAAGTCTTCTCATtgtcatcatcatcatcataaAAGAAAACATTGTATTGATAAAAAACGAAATACTGCTTATCAATATATCCCTGGTGAATCATCAGGAAAGAATATGATCCGTTCGTCGCTTACTCTACCAATGAAAGATCTAGATGATCCTAGTTCATACCCATCAGATATGCCATCAGATGAGCCTAGTCATAATcctgatgatgatgaagaacCGTgtgatgatgatgatgaggAACAATGcgatgaagaagatgaagaagaagaaaaatatcagagagaaaaggaaaaagaaaaaaatgaggATAAACATGATCAAGTAGATTCAGGTAGAAAACATCGGCgtaaaagaaaattaagaaaaagtAAAAGCAATTTAAGGTCAAGAGGTTCCGGTAAACacttttcagaaaaaatatGTGGCCCAtgcaaaaatattaatatggAAGATTTGGAATAATTGCATACACAtatatgaatataaatatatatatatatatatatatatatatttggtAATTTGAgcataaattatttaaatatgttATTGATATGATGattatttgatgatttttttttttttaacaagaaataattaagaaTTAAAGTATAATTATAAGGAACAAATTTTTCGAAGAACAATGTTAGATTGTAATAGTTTTGAAGatgtttttattaatgtttATTGATATTCAAGTAAAGGATAGAAAAATactaaattatataattaatagtgATGTTTGtgtttatttaaataattttttttttttttttttttttaaatgataattttattgCTAAATAGTATTTAGAAAAAACgatctttaattatttatccgccatattcaattaaatttgtaaatattgaGATTAGACTTCTTCATACTaatgattattaattttcatGTTTTGAAGatcttcaattattataaaaaaattaattaaaaaatttgtataaatattgtttaattagttttttttttgatgattaaaaatgaataattaagGATgtttataaaaaataaaatattattattattattattattattattatttattaactttttatttttttttgaaaatataaccgataattttttgtttaaaaaagatgtttcattaataaaaattaggAATGAAACACCAAATGAAGGTTCTTCAAGTTCTggtaataaaaattctgaAGGTTTGAGTAGGGGTGGAGGCGAAGGTGGAGGAGATAGAGGTAAAAAAAAGCCTGTGCTTAGGATGATGAAATCATTTCCATTCAAAGGTTCTGAAAAGTCTTCTCATtgtcatcatcatcatcatcatcatcataaAGACAAGCATTGTAAAGGTAAGAAACATACTATTATTCATCAACATATCCCTGGTAAAACATCAGGTAAGAAAGTTATTGTTGCAATGCCTACTCTACGAATGAAAGATCCAGATGATCCTAGTTCATACCCATCAGATATGCCATCAGATGAGCCTAGTCATAATcctgatgatgatgaagaatcTTGcgatgatgatgatgacgattataatgatgatgatgatgatgacgACGAGGAACAATGCGATGatgaagaggaagaagaagaaagatATCAGAgagaaaaggaaaaagaagaaCATGAGAATAAACATGATCAATTAGATTCAGGCAAAAAACGTCGACGTAAAAGAAAAGCAAGAAAAAGTAAAAGCAATTTAAGGTCAAGAGGTTCCGGTAAACacttttcagaaaaaatatGTGGTCCAtgtaaaaatattaatatggAGGATTTGGAATAATTGCATATAAATGtgtatttttataattaaagatcTTTTGTATCTaaaaatttgtttgaatagaaaagttaaaataattaaacaaaaaaaaaaaaaaaaagaaaaaaaaagtgaataatttttgataaataaaataaataaataaataaatatagaattaaaattaatgaataaagaattttaattgattaaaaaaatgtaattagtaattttgggttatttatttctaaaagatgttatattaattattttgatatattttgttaatttttggatttgcattaataaagttaaatgaagaatgatttattattattattattattattattattattaggtTTATATTAATGTAGTTTAgatatgaataataaaacagATAGTATAAGTAAAGAATTATAGTTTTTAATAAGCTTTGAGGTTAGATAATACTATTTGATTGACtagaataaaatattaattttaataataataagtaTTTAGGTAATtatgataaatattaagaGATATCAagctttaaataaaatatattaactaAGTATAATagatttgattaataaactttatgtttcattaaaagcattttattgattatatgttttgatattttttataattaaataaagaatcagataaattaaatttggtAAAGTTTTGTGGGACATAGTTAAATAAGTCATAGAGAATAAAATTTTCATCAGAATTAGTTGATTGAATatcaaaaaagaatatatttgaatttttgtAAATAGTTTTGAACTAACtaaaaaatttttgataattaaattttttaagataattaatagttttattttattttattaattaatatcaagTTTCTtagttttaatttcaaatgaGAATTTCTAAAATGTTTCCATTATAACagtttttgatattttaaaagcattaagaattcatttttctagcaatattaaatgaattatctttaatttttgttaaatttaaatagaataattaatttaaaaattgaaGTATATTTTTagttaaaattttaatatttttatttgaagaaacaacataaaaattaatttcagatATATGGGTAAAAATATCatcttattttattttagtaatatattaaagttattttttcGTTTGAATTACAGTAATAAATTCActataaataattgaagtgaaaattttgtttaaaatataattttctaaagatattatattaaattataactTGGATTGAAACTGCactattaaaataattggaTTTTGAGATATGATAATAGtagatttaatatttaaaaattaagaattaaattagaggattttgtttgaaattaaagaatttcggaatttttttttttttcagtAAATAGGTTGATGAtagtttattaattatttttaaagattGTATTGGTTTTATATTTccataaaaaaaaaataaaagaattaaatatagagaataaattgtttatattaaaataaaattttggaaaaagttgtttaaaaaagtaatgaattattaaaatggcttgttaaaaaaaaaaaaaaaaagattcaatttataaaatattttatataacaaaatattgattataatttaaGTTAAAATCTGGTTTCAAGATAAAAGCttgtatattattaatcacttttttcatcttgttaattttttttttttttttttcattttgtgTTGTTATAACAAATAGGAGCTAAGAGTTTTGTATTGGTTTTAGAAATAGAAACTTTTAGTACACGAATATTAACTGTAAGTAGTTTAGTTTCAGCAAGTGAAAACATATTTTGTTCAATATCAAAGTGATAATTGAAGTCATGGCATGTACAGACAAGAAGATTAGTTTTTTCTAATGTACATTTGCATTTACAATGAATTAGAACAGGATAATTGAATGTTTTAGATTGAAACAATGCATAAGTAAAATCTTGTTGAGAGTATTCTTTAATAGTTGTTTTACTAtttacaagaaaaaaaaaatcttttatGAATAAGATTGTGTTTCTTTTGGTATTTTTGGTTATTTATaagattaaaatttttggtaataatttttggattAAAATTTTGGAGAATAGTTGTagaatttgatattttttgtaaggtttattttttttttaaaataattaaatatgaatattgtataaacaaatttagtttttttactttaaagtttttttttttgtgttTTGTATGGAGTTTTAGTTATCAACTAGTACTTTCCATGTATACctagaatatttaaatttttatttttacatttgtaatttgaaataagaagagtttttgataaaatatcatagaagaataataatgtttggagatatttttttttttttttttttttttttcaaatggGAAAAACCCCAAAAAGGGATATTCTATAaggttttttttttcttgtaaaATTGCCATAAGCAAAAGTTTTCCTTAAATAGGAAAAAATTTTCTGAGttctattaaaaaaaattcataaAACATATTTGGgttcttgaaatttttttgattgcTTGATCAATTGAACTAAAATCTGGGGAATCAGTTTGTATATGTGCGAGAgatattggaattattattaattaaaaaaaggtAGGGGaggatttattaatttttcccCCCCCCCTCTCTATTTACTCTACTTAACATGTCAATTTTTCTAGATTTTCTACTGgttattatttagaaaagTGCAGTACCACACTTTTACCGcctttaaatttatttataattatttttttttggtcTTTCATCGATTTTAGAtttagatttaatattataaatatagatTTAGATTTAGCATGTATAAATTTGGattaggtttaggggtttaggtttaggggtttaggtttaggtttagggtttaggtttaggtttaggtttaggggtttaggtttaggtttaggggtttaggtttaggtttagggtttaggtttaggggggtttagggtttaggtttaggtttaggggtttaggtttagggtttaggtttaggtttaggttttaggttttaggtttaggttttaggttttaggttttaggtttttagggttttagggttttaggtttttaggtttaggttttttaggtttaggtttagggtttagggttttaggtttaggtttagggtttaggtttaggtttaggtttaggtttaggtttaggtttttaggtttaggtttaggtttaggtttaggtttagggtttaggtttaggtttaggttagggtttagggttttagggtttaggggttttagggttttaggcttaggtttaggtttaggggtttaggttttaggttttaggtttaggtttttaGGTTtggggtttaggtttaggtttaggtttaggtttaggtttaggggtttaggggtttaggtttagcgtttaggtttaggtttaggttttaggtttaggtttaggggtttagggtttaggggtttaggggtttaggttttaggtttaggtttaggttttcggtttttaggttttagtttaggtttaggtttaggtttaggttttaggtttaggtttaggggttttaggtttaggttttaggtttaggtttaggtttaggttttaggtttagggttttttaggttttaggtttaggttttaggtttaggtttaggtttaggtttaggtttaggtttaggtttaggttttaggtttaggtttagggtttaggtttacgtttagggtttaggttttaggtttcAGCTTTTAGGTTTCGGTTTAGGTTTcggtttaggtttaggtttcGGTTTTAGCTTTTCGGTTttagggttttaggtttaggtttaggtttaggtcTACGTTTTAGGGTTCtaggggtttaggtttagcTTCAggggtttagggtttaggtttaggttttacggttttagggtttaggtttaggtttagggtttaggggtctaggtttagggtttaggtttaggtttacGGGGTTTTAGGTCTTCAGGTTTctaggtttaggtttaggtttaggtttagctttaggtttagggtttaggtttcGGCTTAGgtttttaggttttaggttttaggtttaggtttaggttcTAGctttaggtttaggtttaggtttagggtttagggttttagCTTTAGGGTTctaggtttaggtttaggttaggtttaggtttaggtttaggtttaggtttaggtttaggtttaggtttcagggt
Coding sequences within it:
- a CDS encoding hypothetical protein (with signal peptide, cryptosporidium telomeric MEDLE family of secreted protein), with product MFIKNKIIIILLLLFINFLFLFENITDNFLVKKDVSLIKIRNETPNEGSSSSGNKNSEGSSRGGGGGGGGGRGKKKPVLKMMKSLPFEGSEKSSHCHHHHHKRKHCIDKKRNTAYQYIPGESSGKNMIRSSLTLPMKDLDDPSSYPSDMPSDEPSHNPDDDEEPCDDDDEEQCDEEDEEEEKYQREKEKEKNEDKHDQVDSGRKHRRKRKLRKSKSNLRSRGSGKHFSEKICGPCKNINMEDLE
- a CDS encoding hypothetical protein (with signal peptide, cryptosporidium telomeric MEDLE family of secreted protein), which gives rise to MYLKSVILIFFLFINFLFLFENVTDNFLFKKDVSLIKIRNETPNEGSSSSGNSNKKCSSRGGGRGGGGSGGKKPVLKNVNLSKKGGAGNCSIYHHHHHHHHQLSSTPQTRDPSNLSSDPFDEPLDGPYQNSNNKNDNKEDEEEEEEEEEEEEEDHNRNENRQKGKKTDSNKKQRNGNNKKKKRRGGKDDLRGLLRGLSGSSKDILHDLE
- a CDS encoding hypothetical protein (with signal peptide, cryptosporidium telomeric MEDLE family of secreted protein), with the translated sequence MFIKNKILLLLLLLLLFINFLFFFENITDNFLFKKDVSLIKIRNETPNEGSSSSGNKNSEGLSRGGGEGGGDRGKKKPVLRMMKSFPFKGSEKSSHCHHHHHHHHKDKHCKGKKHTIIHQHIPGKTSGKKVIVAMPTLRMKDPDDPSSYPSDMPSDEPSHNPDDDEESCDDDDDDYNDDDDDDDEEQCDDEEEEEERYQREKEKEEHENKHDQLDSGKKRRRKRKARKSKSNLRSRGSGKHFSEKICGPCKNINMEDLE
- a CDS encoding hypothetical protein (with signal peptide, cryptosporidium telomeric MEDLE family of secreted protein), producing MFIKNKIIIILLLLLFINFLFLFENITDNFLFKKDVSLIKIRNETPNEGSSSSGNKNSEGSSRGGGGRGKKKPELRLMKSLSFEGSEKSSHCHHHHHHHKRKNCVDEKRNTAYQFIPGGPTGKNMIAMVPSLPMKDPDDPRPNPSDMPSDEPSHNPDDEEPCDDDDPSHNTDDEEPCDDDDPNHNTDDEDEEEEKYQREKEKEKNENKHDQVDSGQKRRKKKEKKKVETS